One window from the genome of Bacillus tianshenii encodes:
- the efp gene encoding elongation factor P, producing the protein MISVNDFRTGLTIEVDNSIWQVIEFQHVKPGKGAAFVRSKLRNLRTGAIQEKTFRAGEKVSKAHIENRKMQYLYANGNMHAFMDNETFEQLELPEARIEDHLKFIKENMEVNILTYEGEVIGVDLPNSVALQVTETEPGIKGDTAQGATKAATLETGLVVQVPLFINEGETLIINTSDGKYVSRA; encoded by the coding sequence TAACAATTGAAGTAGACAACAGTATTTGGCAAGTTATTGAATTCCAGCACGTAAAGCCAGGAAAAGGTGCAGCATTTGTTCGTTCAAAGCTTCGTAACCTTCGTACAGGTGCGATTCAAGAAAAGACATTCCGTGCAGGTGAGAAAGTAAGCAAAGCACATATCGAAAACCGTAAAATGCAATATTTATATGCAAACGGTAACATGCATGCTTTCATGGATAATGAAACATTCGAACAACTAGAGCTTCCAGAAGCTAGAATCGAAGACCATTTGAAATTCATCAAAGAAAACATGGAAGTAAATATCCTTACTTACGAAGGTGAAGTAATTGGTGTTGACTTGCCAAACTCAGTTGCGCTTCAAGTAACCGAGACAGAACCAGGAATTAAAGGTGACACAGCTCAAGGCGCAACAAAGGCTGCAACACTTGAAACGGGTCTTGTCGTACAAGTTCCATTATTTATTAATGAAGGTGAAACACTTATAATTAATACAAGTGATGGAAAGTACGTTTCCCGCGCATAA